The Chryseobacterium aureum genome contains a region encoding:
- a CDS encoding winged helix-turn-helix transcriptional regulator, with protein MKNKIQIQPVMDALEIIGGKWKFPILYSLCGGKKRFKDLLEDIGKITPKMLSSELKSLECNGLVSRKAIATVPVTVEYEITEYGKTLEPVLRHIQKWGMDHRKKVINNLN; from the coding sequence ATGAAAAATAAAATACAGATTCAGCCGGTAATGGATGCTTTGGAAATCATCGGGGGGAAATGGAAATTTCCCATTCTGTACAGTCTTTGCGGAGGAAAGAAAAGATTTAAAGACCTATTGGAAGATATAGGAAAAATTACCCCCAAAATGCTGAGCTCTGAGCTGAAAAGCCTCGAATGTAATGGTCTTGTGTCAAGAAAAGCAATTGCTACTGTACCTGTTACTGTTGAGTATGAAATTACAGAATACGGAAAAACGCTGGAACCTGTTCTCCGCCATATTCAGAAATGGGGGATGGACCACAGGAAGAAAGTAATTAATAATCTGAACTGA
- a CDS encoding isochorismatase family protein, producing MNNKRFSTEDSAILLIDHQVGTIKLARNIDHEEIIKNTRALARTAVETNMPLVLTSSQEDHFQGLLLEDLQKIAPEDYLKRIKRPGVVDAWLYQPFKEAVEKTGRKRLIMAGLTNDVCIVYPAMSALEDGYEVQVVVDAGGSPTTLADETALRRMEKAGVILTSTNQVMAELAMDWASEKGGKIQGIMYEEILKKYIES from the coding sequence ATGAACAATAAAAGATTTTCCACAGAAGACAGTGCTATCTTACTTATTGACCATCAGGTAGGCACCATAAAATTAGCACGCAACATTGATCACGAAGAGATCATTAAAAATACACGCGCATTAGCCCGTACAGCTGTAGAGACCAACATGCCTCTTGTACTGACTTCCAGCCAGGAAGATCATTTCCAGGGTTTACTTCTTGAAGATCTGCAAAAGATTGCTCCGGAAGATTATCTGAAAAGAATAAAAAGACCGGGAGTGGTAGATGCATGGCTGTATCAGCCTTTCAAAGAGGCGGTTGAAAAAACAGGCAGAAAACGTCTGATTATGGCAGGCCTTACGAATGATGTATGCATTGTTTACCCGGCTATGAGCGCTTTAGAAGATGGGTACGAAGTACAGGTAGTAGTGGATGCAGGCGGTTCGCCTACCACGCTTGCTGATGAAACGGCTTTAAGAAGAATGGAAAAAGCAGGGGTAATTCTTACCAGTACAAACCAGGTAATGGCAGAACTGGCTATGGACTGGGCTTCAGAAAAAGGAGGTAAGATCCAGGGCATTATGTATGAAGAAATTCTTAAAAAATATATAGAGTCATAG
- the bla-A gene encoding CGA/CIA family class A beta-lactamase, with product MKKTAFFFLLISTFTWAQTSILEPKINSILKNKKATVAVSVLGFENGFRYDKNGDKKLPMQSVFKFHIAAAVLNAVDQGKLSLDQKIKLDQSNLLENTWSPLRDQYAGKEVEIPLSEVIEYTVAKSDNNGCDILLRLLGGTQPVQKFMDTKGIKDFQIKYNEEDMHKDWNVQYQNYSTTRSAANALKKFYDGKLLSKKSTDYLMKVMLSTSTGLNKMVEQLPKNTPVARKTGSSGKNNAGLTGAENEIGIVTLPNGRHYALAVFVSNSTETDAVNCKMISDISREVWEYFNK from the coding sequence ATGAAAAAAACAGCCTTCTTTTTTCTTCTGATCTCAACATTTACCTGGGCTCAGACTTCTATATTGGAGCCGAAGATCAATTCAATTCTTAAGAACAAAAAAGCAACGGTAGCCGTTTCTGTCTTAGGATTTGAAAATGGTTTTAGATATGATAAAAATGGAGACAAAAAACTCCCGATGCAAAGTGTATTTAAATTTCATATTGCAGCGGCAGTTCTGAATGCGGTAGACCAGGGAAAACTTTCTCTGGATCAGAAAATAAAACTGGATCAATCCAACCTGCTGGAGAATACATGGTCTCCGCTTCGTGATCAATATGCTGGAAAAGAAGTTGAAATCCCATTAAGTGAAGTGATTGAGTATACCGTTGCCAAAAGTGATAACAATGGCTGCGATATTCTGCTCAGATTACTGGGAGGCACCCAGCCCGTACAAAAGTTCATGGATACTAAGGGCATAAAGGATTTTCAGATCAAATATAATGAAGAAGACATGCATAAAGACTGGAATGTTCAGTATCAAAATTACAGCACCACAAGATCAGCAGCAAATGCTCTTAAAAAATTCTATGACGGAAAATTGTTATCTAAAAAATCTACCGATTATCTGATGAAAGTAATGCTATCTACTTCAACGGGATTAAATAAAATGGTAGAGCAGCTTCCGAAAAACACTCCTGTGGCAAGAAAAACGGGATCCTCCGGGAAGAATAACGCAGGTTTAACAGGGGCAGAAAATGAAATAGGGATCGTTACCTTACCGAATGGCAGACATTATGCATTAGCTGTATTTGTCAGTAACTCAACGGAAACGGATGCGGTTAACTGTAAGATGATTTCAGATATTTCCAGGGAAGTGTGGGAATATTTTAATAAATAA
- a CDS encoding 3-hydroxybutyryl-CoA dehydrogenase, with protein sequence MKNIVVIGAGTMGNGIAHTFAQSGFKVNLVDVSQEALDRGLKTITTNLDRIIAKGNLTEEQKAETLGNITTFTALNDAVGAADLIVEAATENQDLKLKIFGQMDELAPANCILATNTSSISITKIAAATKRADKVIGMHFMNPVPIMKLVEIIKGYSTSRETFDSIYEMSKTLGKVPVEVNDYPGFVANRILMPMINESIETLYNGVAGVEEIDTVMKLGMAHPMGPLQLADFIGLDVCLAILNVMYDGFKNPKYAPNPLLVNMVTAGKLGVKSGEGFYDYSESKKAEKVSKMFLK encoded by the coding sequence ATCAAAAACATTGTAGTTATCGGAGCAGGAACCATGGGGAATGGTATTGCACATACTTTCGCACAAAGCGGTTTTAAAGTAAATCTTGTAGACGTATCCCAGGAGGCTTTGGACAGAGGTTTAAAAACCATTACTACCAATCTTGACAGAATCATTGCAAAAGGAAACCTTACAGAGGAGCAAAAAGCTGAGACTTTAGGCAACATCACTACTTTCACAGCACTGAATGATGCTGTAGGAGCAGCAGATCTTATTGTAGAGGCTGCTACAGAAAACCAGGATCTTAAACTGAAGATCTTCGGACAGATGGATGAACTGGCTCCTGCCAACTGTATTCTTGCAACCAATACTTCATCCATATCCATCACCAAAATTGCTGCCGCTACCAAAAGGGCTGATAAAGTGATCGGTATGCACTTCATGAACCCGGTTCCTATTATGAAGCTGGTAGAAATCATCAAAGGATATTCTACTTCCAGGGAGACTTTTGATTCCATTTACGAAATGAGTAAAACTTTGGGTAAAGTTCCTGTAGAAGTGAATGACTATCCGGGGTTTGTGGCTAACAGAATTTTGATGCCAATGATTAATGAATCTATCGAAACGCTTTATAACGGAGTGGCAGGGGTAGAAGAAATTGATACGGTAATGAAATTGGGAATGGCTCATCCTATGGGACCGCTTCAGCTGGCAGACTTTATTGGTCTTGATGTATGTCTTGCGATCCTGAATGTAATGTACGATGGTTTCAAAAATCCTAAGTATGCTCCGAACCCATTGCTTGTGAATATGGTGACAGCCGGAAAACTGGGGGTAAAATCAGGGGAAGGCTTCTACGATTATTCTGAAAGCAAAAAAGCTGAAAAAGTTTCAAAAATGTTTTTGAAGTAA
- a CDS encoding META domain-containing protein gives MKNLFLSICTAAVLASCGSMTSPSASKVGKAQPALTNTKWSLAETVKGKVPTLNIEGEKITGNAGCNNYFGTATIDPSTGGFAAGHMGSTKMMCSNIGVEQNFMDMMGKANKYVISGNTLELYKDNLLLLKFTKSE, from the coding sequence ATGAAAAATCTTTTTTTAAGTATATGTACAGCAGCAGTTCTGGCTTCATGCGGATCCATGACAAGCCCGTCTGCATCTAAAGTAGGAAAAGCTCAGCCTGCACTTACCAATACGAAATGGTCTCTGGCTGAAACGGTAAAAGGTAAAGTTCCCACATTGAATATTGAAGGAGAAAAAATTACTGGAAACGCCGGATGCAACAACTATTTCGGAACGGCTACCATAGATCCGTCCACAGGGGGGTTTGCAGCAGGGCATATGGGATCTACAAAGATGATGTGCAGCAACATCGGGGTAGAGCAGAACTTTATGGATATGATGGGCAAAGCTAATAAATATGTGATTTCCGGAAATACTTTAGAATTGTATAAAGACAATCTATTACTATTGAAATTCACAAAATCAGAATAA
- the pheT gene encoding phenylalanine--tRNA ligase subunit beta → MKISNNWLKDFVKTELKTERIGEFLTDIGLEVEGIDKFESVRGSLEGIVVGKVLTCEKHPNADKLKKTTVDVGNGKVLNIVCGAPNVEAGQTVPVAVVGTKIYDKTGNFFEIKEAKIRGEVSQGMICAEDELGLSDDHGGIMVLDETQYEVGKNFADYFELTTDEVFEIGLTPNRTDAMSHYGVARDLHAYLSTNQLKSQFNKVASEALNGEGTHDFKLEIEDAELCPRYIGAVIENVKVAESPSWLKSRLKAIGLSPINNVVDITNYILHGYGQPLHAFDADKIADKKVKVGVVKPGTKFTTLDGVERTLNGSEIMIKDGKDNPMCIAGVFGGEKSGVSETTKTIFLESAYFNPIAVRKGAKAHSLNTDASFRFERGVDPNLTRTAITHAIKMIQEIAEGKLAGELLEEYPKKIEDNYVIIRFSKIEQILGTKIHREKVKEILKALEIQVLNEIPNGFEISVPAYRADVTREIDVIEEILRIYGYNKIDAPQKISFTPVKLSANDQDELENSWARTLQGLGFNEVMNNSLTSVKDETDAVKLLNPLSGDLAFMRKSLLEGLLQNTVYNINRKNQDIKFFELGKIYHKKEKYEERKQLAILVSGRDVAENWLQPKSAVSFYNLKAYVKVLLERLAVDYKEVALSDERFSDALAYEAEGKTLVRIGKVAPALLKDFDIDQECFYAEIELEYAQELRSKNELKFKDIPKFNKIRRDLALLIDKNVNYQDLYQTAKKNKSPFIKNINLFDVYEGKNLPEGKKSYAMSFELLNEEKTLEEKEITEVMDSLIKAFQKEFNAELRS, encoded by the coding sequence ATGAAAATATCAAACAACTGGCTGAAAGACTTTGTAAAAACGGAATTAAAAACTGAAAGAATCGGTGAGTTCCTTACAGATATAGGTCTTGAGGTTGAAGGGATAGATAAATTTGAAAGTGTAAGAGGCAGCCTGGAAGGAATCGTTGTAGGTAAAGTACTTACCTGCGAAAAACATCCTAATGCTGACAAACTGAAGAAGACAACTGTAGACGTAGGAAACGGAAAAGTGTTGAACATTGTTTGCGGAGCTCCTAATGTTGAAGCAGGGCAAACTGTTCCTGTAGCCGTTGTCGGAACAAAAATCTATGACAAAACCGGAAACTTTTTTGAAATTAAAGAAGCCAAAATCAGAGGGGAGGTTTCCCAGGGAATGATCTGCGCTGAGGATGAACTTGGTCTTAGCGATGATCATGGAGGTATTATGGTGCTGGATGAAACCCAATATGAAGTTGGAAAAAACTTTGCAGATTATTTTGAGCTTACTACTGACGAAGTATTTGAAATCGGGTTAACGCCTAACAGAACAGATGCAATGTCTCACTATGGTGTTGCAAGAGATTTACATGCTTATCTTTCTACCAATCAATTGAAGTCACAATTTAATAAAGTGGCTTCTGAGGCATTGAATGGTGAGGGAACTCATGATTTCAAACTGGAAATTGAAGACGCAGAATTGTGCCCAAGATATATTGGTGCTGTAATTGAAAATGTAAAAGTAGCAGAATCCCCGTCCTGGTTGAAAAGCAGACTGAAAGCGATCGGATTAAGCCCGATTAACAACGTTGTGGATATTACCAACTATATCCTTCACGGATACGGACAGCCGCTTCACGCATTTGATGCCGATAAAATTGCCGATAAGAAAGTGAAAGTAGGAGTAGTAAAACCGGGAACGAAATTTACGACCTTAGATGGTGTGGAAAGAACCTTGAATGGTTCTGAAATCATGATCAAAGACGGGAAAGATAATCCAATGTGTATTGCCGGAGTATTTGGTGGTGAGAAATCCGGGGTATCTGAAACGACAAAAACAATATTCCTGGAAAGTGCTTATTTCAACCCGATTGCGGTAAGAAAAGGAGCTAAAGCGCATAGCTTGAATACAGATGCTTCTTTCAGATTTGAAAGAGGAGTAGACCCGAACCTTACAAGAACAGCTATCACTCACGCTATTAAAATGATTCAGGAAATTGCCGAAGGAAAATTAGCAGGAGAGCTATTGGAGGAATATCCTAAGAAAATAGAAGACAACTATGTGATTATCAGATTCTCTAAAATTGAACAGATTTTAGGAACAAAAATTCACAGAGAAAAAGTAAAAGAGATCTTAAAAGCATTGGAAATTCAGGTTTTAAATGAAATTCCTAACGGTTTCGAAATCTCTGTTCCGGCATACAGAGCAGATGTAACGAGAGAAATTGACGTGATTGAAGAAATCCTGAGAATCTACGGATACAATAAAATTGATGCTCCACAGAAAATATCGTTTACTCCTGTTAAGCTAAGTGCAAACGATCAGGATGAACTGGAAAACAGCTGGGCAAGAACTTTACAGGGACTTGGTTTCAATGAAGTGATGAACAATTCCTTAACTTCTGTAAAAGATGAAACAGATGCCGTAAAACTACTGAATCCTTTAAGCGGTGATCTGGCATTCATGAGAAAGTCTTTATTGGAAGGACTTCTTCAGAATACCGTATATAACATCAACAGAAAGAACCAGGATATCAAATTCTTCGAATTAGGAAAAATTTATCACAAAAAAGAAAAATACGAAGAAAGAAAACAGCTGGCAATATTGGTTTCAGGAAGAGATGTTGCAGAAAACTGGCTTCAGCCTAAATCTGCGGTAAGTTTCTATAACCTTAAAGCGTATGTAAAAGTTCTGCTGGAAAGACTTGCGGTAGATTACAAAGAAGTGGCCCTATCTGACGAAAGATTTTCTGATGCATTGGCATACGAGGCAGAAGGTAAAACTTTGGTAAGAATAGGAAAAGTTGCCCCTGCTTTATTGAAAGACTTTGATATTGATCAGGAATGTTTCTATGCAGAAATTGAACTGGAATATGCTCAGGAATTGCGTTCTAAAAATGAATTGAAATTCAAGGATATTCCGAAATTCAACAAAATCAGAAGAGATTTGGCGTTATTGATTGATAAAAATGTAAACTACCAGGATTTATACCAGACCGCTAAAAAGAATAAATCTCCATTCATTAAGAATATTAATCTGTTCGACGTGTATGAGGGTAAAAATCTTCCTGAAGGTAAAAAGTCTTATGCTATGAGCTTTGAGCTGTTAAATGAAGAAAAAACCCTGGAAGAAAAAGAGATTACAGAAGTAATGGATTCTCTGATCAAAGCTTTCCAGAAAGAATTCAACGCAGAGTTGAGATCTTAA
- a CDS encoding DUF417 family protein gives MKNSRLYHQLVQLDAHFFNFLRISIFIVMAWIGGLKAFHYEADGIVPFVANSPLMSFFYKNAGHKVLNEDQKMVPEYTLYKNPEGRVIQKNISWHQENGTYAFSYGLGTMIVLIGLLVLSGIWFPKTGAAGGALTFLMSLVTLSFLLTTPEVYVPDLGGDYATPQHGFPYLSGAGRLVLKDIIMMAGGLVLFSDNLKKVVRPSDQQISE, from the coding sequence ATGAAAAACAGCAGACTTTACCACCAATTAGTACAATTGGACGCCCATTTTTTTAATTTTCTCAGAATTTCAATTTTTATTGTTATGGCCTGGATCGGAGGCCTGAAAGCATTCCATTATGAAGCCGATGGAATAGTGCCGTTCGTTGCCAACAGCCCTTTGATGAGTTTTTTCTACAAAAATGCGGGTCATAAAGTCCTTAATGAAGATCAAAAGATGGTTCCAGAATACACCCTGTATAAAAATCCTGAAGGCAGGGTAATTCAGAAAAATATTAGCTGGCATCAGGAAAACGGAACGTATGCTTTTTCTTATGGTTTGGGAACAATGATCGTTTTGATAGGACTTTTGGTGCTGTCAGGAATCTGGTTTCCCAAAACAGGAGCTGCTGGTGGTGCTTTAACATTTTTGATGTCATTGGTTACCCTCTCGTTTCTGCTGACTACCCCTGAAGTGTATGTTCCTGATCTGGGGGGAGATTATGCCACCCCTCAGCATGGATTTCCTTATCTGTCCGGTGCAGGACGTCTTGTACTGAAAGATATTATCATGATGGCCGGAGGACTGGTTTTATTTTCTGATAACCTGAAGAAAGTGGTAAGACCATCTGATCAACAGATTTCCGAATAA
- a CDS encoding AraC family transcriptional regulator, with the protein MKIKIQTYSTLDFPVELTTENYSVILWKGSGIFSVDDINYAYSGYNILFLSPYQKLKLASESDENIDVLFFHGDYYCIEYHKEEVACNGLLFNNIYLNPGVELSEENYNYILELFNHIQKEESEKHPFSESIIKTYIQLILAIGSKQKSSMENTLVSGEKLSNKYAAEFQKLLEIHFKKEKELSFYSDKLNITNNTLSKAVKKEFSKTPTQLINERIILESKKLLHLTYRSVKEIASEFGFADEFYFSRYFKKSVGCSPRNYRETVGISIVAKMSM; encoded by the coding sequence ATGAAAATAAAAATCCAGACTTACTCTACCTTAGATTTTCCTGTAGAGCTCACTACAGAAAACTACAGTGTAATTCTTTGGAAAGGGTCCGGTATTTTCTCTGTAGATGACATCAACTATGCTTACAGCGGATACAATATTCTGTTTCTTTCCCCCTATCAGAAGTTAAAGCTGGCTTCCGAATCTGATGAAAATATCGATGTACTTTTCTTTCATGGAGATTATTACTGTATAGAATATCACAAAGAAGAAGTTGCTTGCAACGGACTTCTTTTCAATAATATTTACCTGAATCCGGGCGTTGAGCTTTCGGAAGAGAACTACAACTATATATTGGAGCTCTTTAATCATATTCAGAAAGAAGAATCTGAGAAACACCCGTTTTCGGAATCTATTATCAAAACGTATATTCAGCTTATTCTTGCCATTGGAAGCAAGCAGAAAAGCAGTATGGAAAACACTTTGGTTTCCGGCGAAAAGCTTTCCAATAAATACGCAGCCGAATTTCAGAAACTGCTGGAAATACATTTTAAAAAGGAAAAAGAACTTTCATTTTATAGTGACAAGCTGAATATTACCAATAATACTTTAAGCAAAGCCGTAAAGAAAGAGTTTTCCAAAACACCTACCCAGCTTATCAATGAAAGAATTATTCTGGAATCCAAGAAACTGCTGCATTTAACCTACAGATCGGTAAAGGAAATTGCTTCAGAGTTCGGATTTGCAGATGAATTTTACTTCAGCAGGTATTTCAAAAAATCGGTAGGCTGTTCACCCAGAAATTACAGGGAAACAGTAGGAATCTCTATAGTGGCGAAAATGTCCATGTAA
- the dnaN gene encoding DNA polymerase III subunit beta — MKFIISSGELQKALQTVSGVISSSQSRPILENYLFELDGNNVTITASDGETTLVTSLEVKSDDTGKFAVPAKIFQDFIKTYGEQPLTFVVKDNAEGTGSQLEILDEKDNFAVALDNADDYPELPEFDASQSVTMPAGVLSEALTNTLFATSNDSLRPVMTGVLFQFGENETNFVSTDSHRLVVYKRADLMNAEPMEFIMPKKPLNIFKNILASSNEDVTIDFNENMAKFTFGKHIWICRLIDGKYPNYTAVIPKENPNVLTINRNLLLGAIKRASIMSNKSTNQVRFKLSGNILHLHAEDTEYANKADMQIPCDYNGEDINIGFSSKFLTEMLTILGSDDITMKMSQPNRPGIIEPLDGLEENENILMLSMPVIGL; from the coding sequence ATGAAATTTATTATTTCAAGTGGTGAACTGCAGAAGGCTTTGCAAACTGTAAGTGGCGTAATATCAAGCTCTCAATCGAGACCGATTTTAGAAAACTATCTTTTTGAATTAGACGGAAATAATGTTACCATTACAGCATCTGACGGCGAGACAACTCTTGTTACTTCCCTGGAAGTAAAGTCTGATGATACAGGTAAATTTGCTGTTCCTGCTAAAATTTTTCAGGATTTTATCAAGACCTATGGTGAACAGCCTCTGACATTTGTTGTAAAAGACAATGCTGAAGGTACCGGAAGCCAGCTTGAGATTTTAGATGAAAAAGATAATTTCGCAGTAGCATTAGATAATGCTGATGACTATCCCGAATTACCGGAATTCGACGCTTCACAAAGTGTAACGATGCCGGCAGGAGTTTTGTCTGAAGCTTTGACAAACACCCTGTTTGCTACAAGTAACGATTCACTTCGTCCGGTAATGACAGGCGTTCTTTTTCAGTTTGGAGAAAATGAAACCAATTTCGTTTCTACTGACTCCCATAGACTGGTAGTGTACAAAAGAGCTGATCTTATGAATGCCGAACCAATGGAGTTTATCATGCCTAAAAAGCCCCTGAACATTTTCAAAAATATCCTGGCAAGTTCCAATGAAGACGTTACCATCGACTTCAATGAGAATATGGCTAAATTTACTTTTGGTAAGCATATCTGGATCTGTAGACTGATCGACGGAAAATATCCGAACTATACAGCGGTAATCCCAAAAGAGAATCCAAATGTATTGACCATCAACAGAAACCTGTTGCTGGGAGCGATCAAAAGAGCATCGATCATGTCTAACAAATCTACCAATCAGGTAAGATTCAAGCTTTCCGGAAATATTCTTCATCTTCATGCAGAAGATACTGAATATGCAAACAAAGCAGACATGCAGATTCCTTGTGACTACAACGGAGAAGATATCAATATCGGATTCAGCTCAAAATTCTTAACGGAAATGCTGACGATTTTAGGATCTGATGATATTACTATGAAAATGTCTCAACCCAACAGACCGGGGATCATCGAACCTCTTGACGGTCTTGAAGAAAACGAAAATATCTTAATGTTATCAATGCCGGTTATCGGATTATAA
- a CDS encoding diacylglycerol kinase family protein: MQKPPIHKSFLNAFRGVLMMIKTERNFQIELLAFFVNLFLIFYFKLNYTDAALVLMASFAVLSAEIFNTAIEKICDIIQPDFDKRIGFIKDVAAGAVVLTAIAAVIVGILVYGKYVVRFMETVKLLFL, encoded by the coding sequence ATGCAAAAACCTCCTATCCATAAAAGTTTTCTCAATGCTTTCCGGGGTGTTTTGATGATGATAAAAACGGAAAGAAATTTCCAGATCGAGCTTCTGGCCTTCTTTGTTAATCTCTTTCTTATTTTTTATTTCAAATTAAATTATACGGATGCAGCATTGGTTCTTATGGCTTCGTTTGCTGTTTTAAGTGCCGAAATTTTCAATACTGCTATTGAAAAGATCTGCGATATCATTCAACCTGATTTTGACAAGAGAATTGGCTTTATCAAAGATGTTGCGGCCGGTGCTGTTGTGCTGACGGCTATTGCAGCGGTGATTGTGGGGATTCTCGTGTATGGAAAATATGTTGTAAGGTTTATGGAAACCGTAAAACTCTTGTTTCTGTAG
- a CDS encoding GyrI-like domain-containing protein, with the protein MKNVKIGPFKVIGIAVRTTNENGQAGKDIPALWEKMMNEDILNSIPNKVDNTIYSIYTDYEKDHTKPYTTVLGCEVENLDNIPEGMVGYSFEGGNYLKFTAKGDISKDLVINEWIKIWNMDLGRVFTADFEVYGEKAQNPSEAEIDIFIAVK; encoded by the coding sequence ATGAAGAACGTAAAAATAGGACCTTTTAAAGTAATTGGTATTGCAGTAAGAACAACCAATGAAAATGGACAGGCAGGAAAAGATATCCCCGCTCTATGGGAGAAAATGATGAATGAAGATATTCTCAATTCAATTCCGAATAAGGTAGACAATACCATTTATTCCATCTACACGGATTACGAAAAAGACCACACAAAACCATACACTACAGTTCTGGGATGCGAAGTGGAAAACCTTGATAATATTCCGGAAGGAATGGTTGGGTATTCTTTTGAGGGTGGAAATTATCTGAAATTTACAGCAAAAGGAGATATTTCAAAAGATCTGGTCATCAATGAATGGATCAAAATCTGGAACATGGATTTAGGAAGGGTGTTTACTGCCGATTTTGAAGTATACGGAGAAAAAGCACAAAATCCGTCAGAGGCAGAAATTGATATTTTCATCGCTGTAAAATAA
- a CDS encoding gamma-glutamylcyclotransferase family protein, with product MPYLFSYGTLQKEQVQIETFGRLLQGEKDILSGYKLRMLEITDPEVLRKSGQKYHPVLKFSGNNDDQVEGVLFEVTEAEILQADEYEVDDYKRIETVFKSGKKGFIYVGK from the coding sequence ATGCCCTATTTATTTTCTTATGGAACCCTTCAGAAAGAACAGGTTCAAATAGAAACCTTTGGAAGACTCTTACAAGGTGAAAAAGACATTTTATCAGGATATAAATTAAGGATGCTGGAAATTACAGATCCTGAAGTGTTGCGGAAAAGCGGTCAGAAATACCATCCTGTACTGAAATTCTCAGGAAATAATGATGATCAGGTAGAAGGAGTACTTTTTGAAGTAACAGAAGCAGAAATCCTTCAGGCTGACGAATATGAAGTAGATGATTACAAAAGAATTGAAACTGTTTTTAAATCCGGAAAGAAAGGGTTTATTTATGTCGGAAAATAG
- a CDS encoding SGNH/GDSL hydrolase family protein, with amino-acid sequence MKKIIYGLFFGDSITYGEYDGVFGGWVDILKRYALQKFHEGNGDELILFNLGIGGETTEGLLKRMPHELNARNSADGNIVFISYGANDLAVKDGVQMVDPEKFRNNIKEAVDHASRFSHEIYLVSILPFSQKIDGVVVSSGKKRVNEDVVVYNQILKDLATENGLMYIDFYSAFLDDKEILLSADGVHPNEKGYGMMAEVAIPIIEKYL; translated from the coding sequence ATGAAGAAAATTATTTACGGGCTGTTCTTCGGTGACAGCATTACCTACGGGGAATATGACGGCGTTTTTGGCGGTTGGGTAGATATTCTGAAAAGATATGCCCTGCAGAAATTTCATGAAGGAAATGGAGATGAACTGATTCTCTTCAATCTCGGAATAGGAGGAGAAACTACGGAAGGATTACTGAAAAGAATGCCTCACGAATTAAACGCAAGAAATTCCGCAGACGGAAATATCGTTTTCATAAGTTATGGAGCCAATGATCTTGCTGTAAAAGATGGAGTACAGATGGTAGATCCTGAAAAATTCAGAAATAATATCAAAGAAGCTGTTGACCATGCAAGCAGGTTTTCCCATGAAATTTACCTAGTAAGCATTCTCCCTTTTTCTCAAAAGATAGATGGAGTAGTGGTAAGCTCCGGGAAGAAGAGAGTTAATGAAGATGTAGTTGTTTATAATCAGATTTTGAAGGATCTGGCTACAGAGAACGGACTAATGTATATTGATTTTTATTCCGCCTTCCTGGATGATAAAGAGATTCTGCTTTCCGCAGACGGCGTACATCCCAATGAAAAAGGTTATGGAATGATGGCTGAAGTGGCAATCCCAATCATTGAAAAATATTTATAA
- a CDS encoding ribonuclease inhibitor, which produces MLNTSNNNTGKVIVIHGGHFSSLGGFYEEASSVLMKNTDWKVGTLDGFNDILYGGFGIIEGKEEFEIIWKESEKSKEDLGYEATREFYENKIRQGKPFNIELIQQKLDELIEGKGQTLFEILVEIIESHTNITLRLE; this is translated from the coding sequence GTGTTGAATACTTCAAATAACAATACAGGAAAAGTGATCGTCATTCATGGCGGTCATTTTTCGTCTTTAGGAGGTTTCTACGAAGAAGCTTCCAGCGTTCTGATGAAGAATACAGACTGGAAAGTAGGAACATTGGATGGATTTAATGACATTCTTTATGGTGGTTTTGGAATCATTGAAGGAAAAGAAGAATTTGAAATCATCTGGAAAGAATCGGAAAAATCAAAAGAAGACTTAGGCTATGAAGCCACCCGCGAATTCTACGAAAATAAAATCAGACAGGGTAAACCTTTCAACATAGAATTAATTCAACAGAAACTAGATGAATTGATAGAAGGAAAAGGACAGACGCTTTTTGAAATCCTGGTGGAAATTATAGAATCACATACGAATATTACTTTGAGACTGGAATAA